The following proteins come from a genomic window of Dromaius novaehollandiae isolate bDroNov1 unplaced genomic scaffold, bDroNov1.hap1 HAP1_SCAFFOLD_27, whole genome shotgun sequence:
- the LOC135326322 gene encoding olfactory receptor 14A16-like, whose amino-acid sequence HTPMYFFLLNLSLLDLGSISTTVPKSMANSLNNTRAISYSGCTAQVFLVAFLLGGEYSLLTVMAYDRFVAICKPLHYGTIMDSRACVKMAAAAWASGFLNALLHTANTFSIPLCQGNTVDQFFCEIPQILKLSCSDSYLREVGVIVVTACLMFGCSIFIVVSYVQIFTAVLRIPSERDRHKAFSMCLPHLAVVSLFVSTGLFAYLKPPSLSPRALDLVVTVLYSVVPPAVNPLIYSMRNKELKEALRKLIQLVLFQQQ is encoded by the coding sequence cacacccccatgtacttcttcctcctcaacctctccctcctcgaccttggctccatctccaccactgtccccaaatccatggccaattccctgaacaacaccagggccatttcctactcaggatgtacTGCCCAGGTATTCCTGGTTGCCTTCTTgttaggaggagagtattctctcctcactgtcatggcctatgaccgctttgtggccatctgcaaacccctgcactacgggaccatcatggacagcagagcttgtgtcaaaatggcagcagctgcctgggccagtggttttctcaatgctctcctgcacactgctaacacattttccatacccctctgccaaggcaacacagtggaccagttcttctgtgaaattccccagatcctcaagctctcctgttcagactcctacctcagggaagttggggttattgtggttactgcctgtttaatgtttgggtgttccattttcattgtggtgtcctacgtgcagatcttcactgctgtgctgaggatcccctctgagcgggaccggcacaaagccttttccatgtgcctcccgcacctggccgtggtctccctgtttgtcagcactggcctgtttgcctacctgaagcccccctccctctccccccgagctctggatctggtggtgactgttctgtactcggtggtgcctccagcagtgaaccccctcatctacagcatgaggaacaaggagctcaaggaggcactgaggaaactgattcaactggtactgtttcagcagcaataa
- the LOC135326323 gene encoding olfactory receptor 14J1-like, with protein sequence MAYDRYVAICKPLHYGTIMGSRACVKMAAAAWASGFLNALLHTANTFSIPLCQGNTVDQFFCEIPQILKLSCSDSYLREVGLTMVSLSLVFGCFIFIVVSYVQIFTAVLRIPSEQGRHKAFSMCLPHLAVVSLFVSTGLFAYLKPPSISSPAVDLVVAVLYSVVPPALSPAHVLETISLTLHAGPYPKSHIQKRVHAQLEDCASNCDPREASPLLGPLQLVALQASCDPFNLNYPKSL encoded by the exons atggcctatgaccgctatgttgccatctgcaaacccctgcactacgggaccatcatgggcagcagagcttgtgtcaaaatggcagcagctgcctgggccagtggttttctcaatgctctcctgcacactgctaacacattttcaataccactctgccaaggcaacacagtggaccagttcttctgtgaaatcccccagatcctcaagctctcctgctcagactcctacctcagagaaGTCGGGCTTACCATGGTTAGTCTTtctttagtctttgggtgtttcattttcattgtggtgtcctacgtgcagatcttcactgctgtgctgaggatcccctctgagcaaggacgacacaaagccttttccatgtgcctcccgcacctggccgtggtctccctgtttgtcagcactggcctgtttgcctacctgaagcccccctccatctcctccccagctgtggatctggtggtggctgttctgtactcagtggtgcctcca gcgctgtccccagcacatgtccttgagacaatctccctcaccctgcatgctggtccttaccccaaaagtcacatccagaaaagggtccatgcccagctggaggactgtgcATCCAACTGTGACCCCCGGGAGGcgagccctctcctgggtcctctgcag ctggtggcactacaggcctcctgtgacCCCTTCAACCTGAActatcctaaaagcctgtga